Part of the Vigna angularis cultivar LongXiaoDou No.4 chromosome 1, ASM1680809v1, whole genome shotgun sequence genome, TAGGGGACTGTGGGCTGAGATGCCTTGAGATGATACTGCACTGCAATATGAAGTATGTGATGGAAGAATCTCAGTGAGACAAAGCAACACAAAAGCATGGCAAAGTGAAAGCATATATCCCATTGCTTCATCTTTTTGAGCTCCTTTTTCAAAAGCCGTACAAAAATAACATATGCACCAGTACGAATAATTCACGTTATGGGGTCTGATTAAGAATTCCAAACTTATTAAAAGCCAAATGCACTGTCTTCTACCAAACAATTTACCATAATCATTCTCTCATCATTTTACCTTCCTATTACTTCTTCTCCGTCTATCTGGAAAGCACTTTCTCTTTTCCCGTACCTCAACAAACATGGGATATATACGaaacatttttccttttccaaacaCCAATGTCACAGCTTTCAACTTAATCCACTGCATTACACTCATGAATAAGTTCCATATTAAACTTTGAACCTTTCTGTCGCTTCTCTTCTGCCCCTCATCAAAACCCTTTTAATCTCTATATAATATTAACCTCTCACATGACCAATTACACAAGATTCCagaatgatatttatttaatcaacatTGCCGACCCTATCTGTttgatattttatgtataaGAAAACTGGTCTAATTAATCACCCTTGTTATTTGAAACTTGTTCattgtttcatttattttatatgatcaAAGGGGTCCTtctaattgatataaaagaccAACCTTTTGTGATCTTCTTCATCAATTATCGCCCTTTACTTTCTTCCAATATTCCACATCAAAGCAGCACCTTTCCACTTTTCCATTTTATATCCCCCAACTTTTGTTCCCTTATTAAAGGCCGCATGCAGCACCTAAGCTAAGCATAACTTGTTCACTTACACTTGCACACATAGGGAGAGAAGAGAAGGTGAGAATCTAAATTGTTTAGCTTATTAAGTAGTGACTCTATTCCATTCTCTAGCTCTTCAACAACATGACAGGGAAGAGAAACCAgacaccaacaacaacaacagcaacaacaataaGTCCTGTGGGAAGTCCAACTTCTGGTAACATCTCAGACAGTTCCTCAAAAGAACAAGACAGGTTCCTCCCCATAGCCAACGTTAGCCGCATCATGAAAAGGGCACTCCCTCCCAATGCAAAAATCTCAAAGGAAGCCAAAGAAACAGTTCAAGAGTGTGTGTCTGAGTTCATCAGCTTCATCACCGGTGAGGCCTCAGACAAGTGCCagagagaaaagaggaagaCCATCAACGGTGATGATCTTCTCTGGGCCATGACAACCCTAGGATTTGAGAACTATGTTGGACCCTTGAAGCTCTACCTCAACAACTACCGGG contains:
- the LOC108334310 gene encoding nuclear transcription factor Y subunit B-1 codes for the protein MTGKRNQTPTTTTATTISPVGSPTSGNISDSSSKEQDRFLPIANVSRIMKRALPPNAKISKEAKETVQECVSEFISFITGEASDKCQREKRKTINGDDLLWAMTTLGFENYVGPLKLYLNNYRETEGEKSSMAKQEEHSPTHQTNDGLPELNKLPHSSATKPDFNSFTAGFYSVGPQLTPPKSFTDIGGINGYRETSMNSVIAQSAVSADQDASGNRMMPSDLRYRVEW